A region from the Chlorocebus sabaeus isolate Y175 chromosome 27, mChlSab1.0.hap1, whole genome shotgun sequence genome encodes:
- the NKX3-2 gene encoding homeobox protein Nkx-3.2, with protein sequence MAVRGANTLTPFSIQAILNKKEERGGLAAPEGRPASGGTTVSVAAAPAVCCWRLFGERDAGALGGAEDSLLASPTGTRTAAGRTAESPEGWDSDSALSEENESRRRCADAPGASGAGLAGRSLSLGQPVCELAASKDLEEEAAGRSDSEMSASVSGDRSPRTEDDGVGPRGARMSALCSGAGGGGGSAPAGVAEEEEEPAAPKPRKKRSRAAFSHAQVFELERRFNHQRYLSGPERADLAASLKLTETQVKIWFQNRRYKTKRRQMAADLLASAPAAKKVAVKVLVRDDQRQYLPGEVLRPPSLLPLQPSYYYPYYCLPGWALSTCAAAAGTQ encoded by the exons ATGGCTGTGCGCGGCGCCAACACCTTGACGCCCTTCTCCATCCAGGCGATCCTCAACAAAAAAGAGGAGCGCGGCGGGCTGGCCGCGCCAGAGGGGCGCCCGGCGTCCGGGGGCACAACGGTGTCGGTGGCCGCGGCGCCCGCTGTCTGCTGTTGGCGGCTCTTTGGGGAGAGGGACGCGGGCGCTCTGGGGGGCGCCGAGGACTCTCTGCTGGCGTCTCCTACCGGTACCAGAACAGCTGCGGGGCGGACTGCGGAGAGCCCGGAAGGCTGGGACTCGGACTCCGCGCTCAGCGAGGAGAACGAGAGCAGGCGGCGCTGCGCTGACGCGCCGGGGGCCAGCGGGGCCGGCCTCGCGGGTAGATCCTTGAGCCTCGGCCAGCCGGTCTGTGAGCTGGCCGCTTCCAAAGACCTAGAGGAGGAAGCCGCGGGCCGGAGCGACAGCGAGATGTCCGCCAGCGTCTCAG GCGACCGCAGCCCAAGGACCGAGGACGACGGTGTTGGCCCCAGAGGTGCACGCATGTCCGCGCTGTGCAGCGGGGCCGGCGGCGGGGGCGGCAGCGCGCCGGCAGGCGtcgcggaggaggaggaggagccggcGGCGCCCAAGCCACGCAAGAAGCGGTCGCGGGCCGCCTTCTCCCACGCTCAGGTCTTCGAGCTGGAGCGCCGCTTTAACCACCAGCGCTACCTCTCCGGGCCCGAGCGCGCCGACCTGGCCGCGTCGCTGAAGCTCACCGAGACGCAGGTGAAAATCTGGTTCCAGAACCGTCGCTACAAGACCAAGCGCCGGCAGATGGCCGCCGACCTGCTGGCCTCGGCGCCCGCCGCCAAGAAGGTGGCGGTAAAGGTGCTGGTGCGCGACGACCAGAGACAATACCTGCCCGGCGAAGTGCTGCGGCCACCCTCGCTTCTGCCACTGCAGCCCTCCTACTATTACCCCTActactgcctcccaggctgggcgCTCTCCACCTGCGCGGCCGCCGCAGGCACCCAGTGA